A section of the Pseudovibrio sp. M1P-2-3 genome encodes:
- a CDS encoding YcjF family protein — translation MKTTPKKAASQGRAPAAFKLNETSIKIEELPPATSFESIDETGKPQSIAPEPEAKKSKWGHALAIGLSGLASLALGLAVDSLLRDLFSRYEWLGWVGVGLTVLTLIGICGFVIKEYRALSYLAHVDELKQGLGKAAYKNDQLQAQQNIQNLIKHYEQRPETAHGRGQLSAHLNEVIDGEDLIKLAEADLMAPLDARARIIVMESAKRVSVVTAVSPRALIDIAIVFYENVRVIGRISRLYGGKPGTLGFWRLARKVATHLAVTGGLAAGDSILEQFIGQGLAAKVSARLGEGLVNGFLTARVGLAAIHTCRPCPFTATKGPALSEFMSEIVKSSQKTPNKD, via the coding sequence ATGAAAACGACACCAAAAAAAGCGGCTTCCCAAGGGCGTGCCCCAGCGGCTTTCAAACTCAATGAAACTTCCATAAAGATCGAAGAACTCCCGCCTGCGACGTCTTTTGAGAGCATAGACGAGACAGGAAAGCCACAGAGCATTGCCCCGGAACCTGAAGCAAAAAAATCCAAATGGGGCCACGCTCTGGCAATTGGCCTCAGCGGGCTGGCCTCCCTCGCCCTTGGCCTTGCGGTTGATAGTTTGCTGCGCGATCTGTTTTCCCGCTACGAATGGCTGGGCTGGGTAGGGGTTGGCCTGACTGTGCTGACACTTATCGGTATTTGTGGTTTTGTCATCAAAGAATATCGTGCCCTCTCCTACCTCGCTCATGTGGATGAGTTGAAACAGGGGCTTGGGAAGGCTGCATATAAGAATGACCAGTTGCAAGCGCAGCAGAATATTCAAAATCTCATAAAACATTATGAGCAAAGACCCGAAACAGCGCATGGAAGAGGCCAGTTGAGCGCCCACCTCAATGAGGTTATTGACGGTGAGGACCTTATAAAGCTAGCGGAAGCGGACTTGATGGCTCCGCTGGATGCACGTGCGCGCATTATAGTTATGGAAAGCGCAAAGCGGGTGTCGGTGGTGACCGCCGTCAGCCCCCGCGCCCTTATTGATATTGCCATAGTCTTTTACGAGAATGTCCGCGTGATCGGACGCATCTCACGCCTTTACGGCGGGAAGCCCGGGACCCTCGGCTTTTGGCGTCTGGCGCGCAAAGTGGCAACGCATCTGGCTGTGACGGGAGGTCTTGCGGCTGGTGACAGCATTTTGGAGCAGTTTATTGGCCAAGGCCTTGCGGCCAAGGTTTCGGCCAGATTGGGCGAAGGGCTGGTCAACGGCTTCCTTACTGCACGTGTGGGCCTTGCGGCCATCCACACCTGCCGCCCCTGCCCGTTCACAGCAACAAAAGGCCCTGCCCTTTCTGAGTTCATGAGCGAGATTGTCAAATCCTCGCAAAAGACGCCCAACAAGGATTAG
- a CDS encoding vWA domain-containing protein — protein MFIEFFQELKSAGLPVSVREYLLLMEALDSDLAGKDVEQFYYLSRATLVKDESNLDKFDRVFSHCFKGIESLSEDLKADIPEEWLRKLTEKYLTEEEKAKIESLGGFDKLMETLKKRLEEQKKRHQGGNRWIGTGGTSPFGAYGYNPEGVRIGQDGSRHRRAVKVWDKREYKDLDSSVELGTRNIKVALKRLRKFARQGAADELDLNDTIRSTAHKGLLDIKMRPERRNTVKVLLFFDIGGSMDDHIRVCEELFSASKTEFKVMEYFYFHNCLYEFVWKNNNRRHTERIPTMDVLHKYPSDYKVIFVGDASMSPYEIAYPGGSVEHWNEEPGQVWMERMKQTYQRMIWLNPVKEGYWNYTQSIQMIHDIMEKRMYPLTLEGLEDGMKELAR, from the coding sequence ATGTTTATTGAATTCTTCCAAGAGCTAAAGTCTGCTGGCTTGCCCGTTTCCGTTCGTGAGTACCTTCTGTTGATGGAGGCACTTGATAGTGATCTTGCAGGCAAGGACGTGGAACAGTTTTACTATCTTTCCCGGGCAACGCTGGTGAAGGATGAGAGCAATCTGGACAAGTTCGACCGTGTATTTTCCCATTGCTTCAAGGGAATTGAAAGCCTTTCCGAGGATCTCAAGGCAGATATTCCAGAGGAGTGGCTGCGCAAGCTGACGGAAAAATATCTCACGGAAGAAGAGAAAGCCAAAATTGAATCCCTTGGCGGTTTTGACAAGCTCATGGAGACCTTGAAGAAACGCCTTGAGGAACAAAAGAAACGTCATCAGGGCGGCAACCGCTGGATTGGAACCGGCGGCACCTCTCCCTTCGGTGCCTATGGCTATAACCCTGAGGGTGTCCGCATTGGTCAGGACGGCAGCCGCCACCGGCGCGCTGTGAAGGTCTGGGATAAGCGCGAATACAAGGACCTTGATAGCAGCGTGGAGCTGGGTACACGCAACATCAAGGTGGCCCTGAAGCGCCTGCGCAAGTTTGCCCGCCAAGGCGCTGCCGACGAATTGGACCTGAACGACACCATCCGCTCCACTGCCCACAAGGGCCTTCTGGATATCAAGATGCGGCCAGAGCGGCGCAATACGGTGAAGGTTCTGCTATTTTTCGATATTGGCGGGTCCATGGATGACCACATCCGTGTTTGTGAGGAATTGTTCTCCGCCTCTAAAACCGAATTCAAGGTGATGGAATACTTCTACTTCCACAACTGTCTCTATGAATTCGTCTGGAAAAATAACAACCGCAGGCATACCGAGCGCATTCCCACTATGGATGTGCTGCATAAATACCCAAGCGACTACAAGGTTATTTTTGTCGGCGATGCTTCCATGAGCCCCTATGAGATCGCCTATCCCGGCGGTTCCGTGGAACACTGGAACGAAGAGCCCGGTCAGGTGTGGATGGAACGCATGAAGCAAACATACCAAAGAATGATCTGGCTGAACCCTGTGAAAGAGGGATACTGGAACTACACGCAAAGTATCCAGATGATTCACGATATAATGGAAAAGCGCATGTATCCGCTTACCCTTGAAGGCTTGGAAGACGGCATGAAAGAGCTTGCACGCTGA